A single region of the Sorghum bicolor cultivar BTx623 chromosome 9, Sorghum_bicolor_NCBIv3, whole genome shotgun sequence genome encodes:
- the LOC8058274 gene encoding bark storage protein A isoform X2, translating into MTGLAMLNSGVTTQLLLTLFDVKGIVHFGIAGNADPNRQIGDVAVPRYWAHTGLWNWQRYGDGPDKELALESNGDYTRKLGKLNFTDYSVDKNARGSDGNLLNSVWYQPEEVFPVNGTPEVRGHEFWVPVDGYYYDLLRKLEGLKLEGCVNGTNNTTCLPRPPVVAMVEHGCSASVFVDNAAYREFLRSRLGVTAIDMETAAVALVALQQGAPFIAIRALSDLAGGGSAQSNEAGVFAPLAAQNAVTVAVEFISLL; encoded by the exons ATGACAGGCCTTGCCATG CTCAACTCCGGGGTGACCACCCAACTCCTCCTCACTCTCTTCGACGTGAAGGGAATCGTGCACTTCGGCATCGCCGGGAACGCTGACCCTAACCGACAGATTGGCGATGTCGCTGTGCCACGGTACTGGGCTCACACCGGCCTTTGGAACTGGCAG CGCTATGGCGATGGACCAGACAAGGAGCTCGCCTTGGAATCCAACGGTGACTACACCAGGAAACTCGGCAAGCTCAACTTCACAGACTACAGCGTTGACAAGAACGCCCGCGGCTCCGACGGCAACCTGCTCAACAGCGTGTGGTACCAACCGGAGGAGGTGTTCCCAGTGAACGGCACGCCCGAGGTCCGCGGACACGAGTTCTGGGTCCCCGTCGATGGCTACTACTACGACCTCTTGCGGAAGCTGGAGGGGCTCAAGCTTGAAGGCTGCGTCAACGGCACAAACAACACGACGTGCCTGCCTCGGCCGCCGGTGGTCGCCATGGTGGAGCACGGGTGCAGCGCCAGCGTGTTCGTCGACAACGCCGCGTACCGGGAGTTCCTGAGATCCAGGCTCGGCGTCACGGCCATTGACATGGAGACGGCCGCTGTCGCGCTTGTGGCGCTGCAGCAGGGGGCACCGTTCATCGCAATAAGGGCGCTCTCCGACCTAGCCGGCGGTGGCTCGGCACAGTCTAACGAAGCAGGAGTGTTCGCGCCACTGGCGGCCCAGAACGCGGTGACGGTGGCCGTCGAATTCATATCCCTCTTATAA